A window from Sphingobacterium hotanense encodes these proteins:
- a CDS encoding SusD/RagB family nutrient-binding outer membrane lipoprotein: protein MKNIISKAGLFFALAASVTSCSDFEEMNTPPLKVNEGQVQVEYLFNDALIGAQQDPNIAERVFVLYWKTAARQHLSNGLAVGTHNDSWSNEYWGRGYGAKWLTSINKAIKVGEERIAANTAEPHINNMVQISRIWRAYLLSELSDNFGPVPLEGFEGTNPKYNTVEEVYTFILNELKDAVSKLDADNPVPNTKTKFDNAYGFSVDSWTKYGNSLRMRFAMRIAEVAPAKAKAEFESAAAGGNYIKNASEMFAIQEKPGWDPLSGVMSREWNGQVLSATLNNLYLGLGGIKSQDQLAASFHSAIKPANYVGKRMLEHYSVKTNDPSAGYFFDGLPNTIDPRAYKTFYIPGDVSSSTWSNYPSWTNDAKETEVTMKRASGDIKLNTKNTWSTTAIGDFGALGTANGIRSVQIGKIPGLSQAFRASGAKRVFFAAWESYFLLAEAALKGWSVGTTAQAAYENGVKSSFEYWGVSQHAAAYLASEDYNRVGTSAKFTHTTEPGNSHSMSYVDGYTNATGTASIAYPANTIYKNGTVRNDALTKIITQKYIANMPWLPLEAWSDHRRLGLPFFENPAVENPLTNLPDLNSGNVMTNRVKFFPQRIPFPSVFRESSPEGYAQAVTALGGEDKVLTPLWWAKKN, encoded by the coding sequence ATGAAAAATATTATATCAAAAGCGGGATTGTTTTTTGCACTTGCGGCAAGCGTAACGTCGTGTTCGGATTTTGAAGAGATGAACACTCCCCCTCTGAAAGTAAATGAGGGCCAAGTACAAGTAGAATATTTGTTTAATGATGCATTAATTGGCGCACAACAAGATCCCAATATTGCGGAGCGTGTTTTTGTGCTGTATTGGAAAACTGCGGCAAGACAACACCTATCAAACGGTCTTGCTGTCGGTACGCACAATGACAGTTGGTCCAACGAATATTGGGGTAGAGGTTATGGTGCGAAATGGTTAACCAGTATCAACAAAGCAATTAAAGTAGGCGAAGAGCGCATAGCTGCAAATACGGCAGAACCACATATCAACAATATGGTTCAGATTTCTAGAATTTGGAGAGCTTATTTGCTTAGCGAATTGTCTGACAACTTCGGTCCGGTTCCATTGGAAGGATTTGAAGGCACGAATCCAAAGTATAACACTGTGGAAGAAGTTTATACCTTCATATTGAACGAGTTGAAAGATGCGGTTTCAAAACTAGATGCTGATAATCCGGTTCCTAATACCAAGACAAAGTTTGATAATGCTTATGGCTTTAGTGTAGATAGCTGGACGAAATACGGAAACTCCTTACGCATGCGTTTTGCAATGCGTATCGCTGAGGTTGCTCCTGCAAAAGCGAAAGCAGAATTTGAAAGTGCAGCAGCAGGCGGTAACTACATTAAGAATGCAAGTGAAATGTTCGCTATTCAAGAGAAACCAGGATGGGACCCACTATCGGGTGTCATGAGCCGCGAATGGAATGGACAAGTGCTATCAGCAACGTTAAACAATCTATACTTAGGTTTAGGTGGTATTAAGTCTCAAGATCAACTTGCAGCGAGCTTCCATTCAGCGATTAAGCCAGCAAACTATGTAGGAAAGCGTATGTTAGAGCATTATTCTGTTAAAACGAATGACCCTTCTGCAGGGTACTTCTTCGATGGGCTTCCTAATACAATCGATCCACGCGCTTACAAAACATTCTATATTCCTGGAGATGTTTCAAGCAGCACTTGGTCAAACTATCCATCTTGGACGAATGATGCAAAGGAAACAGAGGTAACAATGAAACGCGCTTCTGGCGATATCAAGTTGAACACTAAAAATACATGGAGTACGACTGCTATTGGTGACTTTGGTGCATTGGGTACAGCAAATGGCATCCGTTCGGTACAAATTGGAAAGATTCCTGGCCTATCACAAGCATTTAGAGCAAGTGGTGCAAAACGTGTATTCTTTGCAGCATGGGAATCTTATTTCTTATTAGCGGAAGCGGCATTGAAAGGTTGGTCTGTAGGAACAACAGCACAAGCTGCGTATGAGAATGGGGTAAAATCAAGCTTTGAGTACTGGGGTGTTTCTCAACATGCTGCTGCTTACTTGGCATCTGAGGATTACAACCGCGTTGGAACGTCAGCTAAATTTACACACACAACAGAGCCTGGAAATTCGCACAGCATGAGCTATGTCGATGGCTATACTAATGCTACAGGAACTGCAAGTATCGCTTATCCGGCAAATACCATCTATAAAAACGGTACTGTTCGTAACGATGCTTTAACGAAGATTATTACGCAAAAATATATTGCTAATATGCCATGGTTGCCACTGGAGGCATGGAGTGATCACAGAAGATTAGGATTGCCGTTTTTCGAAAATCCAGCTGTTGAAAATCCATTGACAAATCTTCCGGATTTAAATAGTGGAAACGTAATGACAAACCGTGTGAAATTCTTCCCTCAACGTATTCCTTTCCCTTCTGTGTTTAGAGAATCGTCGCCTGAAGGATATGCACAAGCGGTGACTGCATTAGGTGGTGAAGACAAAGTTTTAACTCCACTTTGGTGGGCTAAGAAAAACTAA